In Poecile atricapillus isolate bPoeAtr1 chromosome 22, bPoeAtr1.hap1, whole genome shotgun sequence, a genomic segment contains:
- the RCC2 gene encoding protein RCC2, with product MPRRKAAGPPWDAAGAGAAGGGRRRPRPGGGGSSGGSSEEEAPRERRPRAGSPGSRRPGRPGAAAAAAAAAAGPGGGGARGQSAVICEPEHSKERIKLEGSKSRGQLLIFGATNWDLIGRKEVPKQQAAYRNLGQNLWGPHRYGSLGALRVRSVVSGPCAAHSLLITAEGRLWSWGRNEKGQLGHGDTKRVEAPRPIEALGSEAIVAAACGRNHTLALTESGSVFAFGENKLGQLGLGNQTDAVPSPTQILYNGQPICKLGCGAEFSMVMDCKGNLYSFGCPEYGQLGHNSDGKFIARAQRIEYDCELLPRRLALFVERTKDGQVLPVPNVVVRDVACGANHTLVLDSQKRVFSWGFGGYGRLGHAEQKDEMVPRLVKLFDFPGRGASQIYAGYTCSFAVSETGGLFFWGATNTSRESTMYPKAVQDLCGWKIRSLACGKSSVIVAADESTISWGPSPTFGELGYGDHKPKSSTAAQEVKTLDGIYTEQVAMGYSHSLVIARDESEAEQEKLRKLPEYNPRTL from the exons ATGCCCCGCAGGaaggcggcggggccgccctGGGACGCGGCGGGCGCGGGCGCtgcgggcggcgggcggcggcggccccggccgggcggcggcggcagcagcggcggcagcagcgagGAGGAGGcgccccgggagcggcggccgcgggccgggagccccgggagccgcAGGCCCGGCAGgcccggagcggcggcggcggcggcggcggcggcggcggggccgggaggcgGCGGAGCCCGAGGGCAGAGCGCGGTGATCTGCGAGCCCGAGCACAGCAAGGAGCGCATC AAGCTCGAGGGCTCCAAGAGCCGGGGGCAGCTCCTGATCTTCGGTGCCACCAACTGGGACCTGATCGGCCGCAAGGAGGTGCCCAAGCAGCAGG CGGCGTACCGGAACCTGGGTCAGAACCTGTGGGGGCCGCACCGCTACGGCAGCCTGGGCGCGCTGCGGGTGCGCTCGGTGGTGTCGGGGCCCTGCGCCGCGCACAGCCTGCTCATCACCGCCGAGGGCCGCCTCTGGAGCTGGG GCCGGAACGAGAAGGGGCAGCTGGGCCACGGCGACACCAAACGCGTGGAGGCGCCGCGGCCGATCGAGGCCCTGGGCAGCGAGGCCATCGTGGCGGCCGCCTGCGGCCGGAATCACACCCTGGCACTGACCG AGAGCGGCTCCGTCTTCGCCTTCGGGGAGAACAAGCTGggccagctggggctggggaaccAGACGGACGCCGTGCCCAGCCCCACCCAG ATCCTGTACAACGGGCAGCCGATCTGCAAGCTGGGCTGCGGTGCCGAGTTCAGCATGGTGATGGACTGCAAGGGGAACCTGTACTCCTTCGGGTGTCCGGAGTACGGACAGCTGG GGCACAATTCCGACGGGAAGTTCATCGCGCGGGCGCAGCGCATCGAGTACGACTGCGAGCTGCTGCCGCGGCGCCTGGCGCTCTTCGTGGAGCGCACCAAGGACGGGCaggtgctgcctgtgcccaacGTGGTGGTCCGGGACGTGGCCTGCGGAGCCAACCACACC cTGGTGCTGGATTCCCAGAAACGCGTCTTCTCCTGGGGCTTCGGGGGCTACGGGCGCCTGGGCCACGCCGAGCAGAAGGACGAGATGGTTCCGCGGCTGGTGAAGCTCTTCGACTTCCCGGGACGCGGCGCTTCCCAGATCTACGCGGGATACACCTGCTCCTTCGCCGTCAGCGAGACAG GTGGATTGTTCTTCTGGGGCGCCACCAACACTTCCCGGGAATCCACCATGTATCCCAAAGCCGTGCAGGATCTCTGCGGCTGGAAGATCCGCAGCCTGGCCTGCGG GAAGAGCTCCGTCATCGTGGCGGCCGACGAGAGCACCATCAGCTGGGGACCCTCACCCACCTTCGGGGAGCTG GGCTACGGGGACCACAAACCCAAATCGTCCACGGCGGCGCAGGAGGTGAAAACCCTGGATGGGATCTACACCGAGCAG GTGGCCATGGGCTATTCCCACTCTCTGGTGATCGCCCGGGACGAGTCGGAGGCGGAGCAGGAGAAGCTGCGGAAGCTCCCGGAGTACAACCCCCGCACCCTCTGA